The genomic DNA ttgtacgatCATTTTCCTTTGAGTtacaaactgttgaaaattactaaaaaatttgaaatttttttaatatcccttaatttttgtaatcagtgtattttgaattcattttaatcataaaatttcttattaaatattttaacttgtacatttttaacatcgaataatcaaaagtaagcaatattaatttattttattgccattttttctggtttctcgcatgatttaattatcaaattaaattattaaaaatgaaaatataataaaaactttgaatatctaaatgatacgaataaaatttctaaatcaggaaaaaatgtgaaaaactttactggaaaaccgggaaatatcagggaattttgaactcatttctttgtggccacccagtagagttgtcgacaacttctcgtcaagttggtcgcaaactAATGAATACCAACTTTTTGACGAGCCACTCGTGCTATCAGGGTGGAGAgtccgaactgggaatcgaaccgaGACCATGTCGATATCTTGTCGAGTACTCTCCCAGTTAATCATCTTATAAGATGTTCCAATCCGCGTGTTTACCAACCTCAGGGACTTGGGTAGGCAATTACACACGTGGGTTGGAATGTCCTACTTCCCTCCCTtgatgtgtaatatactactGTTAATAATTCTTACCCAGCACCAATAATGTTTATCCTGTAATTTTTTCGACTGATGACCCTGTATCAATgcgtttttaaatattttacgtttaaaatttgGCAGAGACGATAAGTCTTGATTAATTTCCGTTAAACAATTGATGTAAAGTGCCCACATTGTTTctgtttttattcttttaaccGCAGTCTGATAAACTTCATTGCAAAAACTTATCCTACGTCGCATAGTATTCAATTCCGTTTCATCAACTTCCATTGAATGATCATCTTCTTCATCAGGGTCGTATGTTAAACCCGCTAACTCACGTCGAGCCATCGTGTCCCATACTTGTGGTTTGTGAGAGTATTCTTTTATCAAATCACTTATAATATGATGCTGCAATTTCTCTGTATTTTTGTGCTTTGTCGCAATGTCTagtagtttaataataaatgtaacaTCTTTTATATGTTTGAATGCTTGTTGATAAATAACTTGCGCACGTTCGAGTGTCACAGCTAATTCACTATCAGTCGATCCAGTCTCACTCATTATTAAtctacgaaaattttaatgtcaaatttatttttatttattattcaattaaaaaaaaattattattaatgtgaactaactgaaaaatatctgaatataaattttgagaaGTTGGATGTAATCGTAGACCTTTCAATAGATCTTGCTTAGCTTTTTGtgagtttttattttcttctattTCCCAACGAGCTGCGATAATCCAACATTCTGGTTTATCTTGATGTACTTCAATCATTTTCTCAATCATTCGACTTATGTTATCGAAAAAACgctagaaaaaataaatattattactaaaaGTTATCcacttgtaaaatatttccGTTGAtgaatacaattttattcgaatgtacaaaaaatatttttttgtttgccaCGAACGTGAATTATTTCGATATCACAGTATGTAGTAGTTATGATATAATGAGTTAGTaagagataaatatatatcgaaataaaaaggatttcttggcgcaagaaatatttatgtgtgactgtagcagacatgagataatttataaattttgaataaataaataaattaattgaaacgagcaacctgcagtcactacgtgactgcccaaatatcacgactaaatttataaaatacgcagaaagaaagaatttcttgccgcaaaaaattttaatttgcaccaagaaattttatgcattatcaattaaatacaaaaattgtcttggagcgagaaaagatttttttggtcaagaaataattccttgtatcaagtaattttttctagttctaaataaatttttgttttcaattcacaatgcaaaaaattttttggggtaagtaaaaattttctttaggcgagtaaagattttttgtgtcaacgaatcctttttttttctatgcacacttttttggctttgagaagcttcctaaaaccaaaagggagtataaaaatctgtcatttttgaataagtaacgcgatataaataatatagctatatattcagtgacattcagtcatattgagtgacagaataataaaagtattaatttatttaaagaaaataaatacgatcttCTTATttctcgcgtaatttaaatgtaattcgaatgatatagataaatctattcaTCTCAATACttagcaattaaaaagagtttaaactatgaaaaggcacaaattcaagtcaagatttatctaatgatacctatttcaataacattaactaattctatcacatagatatggcgggaacaaaattttccttattctctgaATTATATAGATaatgaaatttacaaaaatgcgCATACCGATTTTTCTTTGATCTAAATACgcatgtttaaatttttattctacttctattttatttatttatttcaaaattcaaaaaattgccacttgtcagttacaatcacactcataaatattttgcattataaattgaaaagtctcagagcgactatagggccatgcattgatcgagtaatggtacatcacaacttttagtgagcgactatgggtacactcaaggacgttaattaaaaaattaataataattaattatcaagattattcttcaaactaaaattttattctaatagtcgaaacttcaaaaaagaactataaaaaaaaaaatggttgttctttttatttattaatttatattgaatgatttaatctcactccgatgaaaagtgagcgggtatatgggcttttaccttaatgctttaatttttttaaattaattactaaaaatttgatacgcttatgacagttgagtcattgaaaatttttaaaaagtgaagggcactgtctgaaaatggccttaaataaaaaatgaaattaatttaaatctggtAGTAAaggttataaattatattacaaaGTTGTCGTTTAAGTCGCGATTCCtacatattaaatattaaaagataacttaaaatacggagtaaaataaataaatgtaaataaacaattacatACTAATTGTTTACGAAATTTCATGTACGCCATCCAGAATCTGAGGTCATCTTGGAATTTGATCGTtgcttttttatataaattattaacttttttaataatgggTGAATTAATATCAGACTGTTGTGTCATTCCAAGTTTCTAGAtaaacaatttcatttaaataaataaaaatatatatatttagtattataaaaaaataatgcctACTTCTTTACGTTGCTTTACACGTTTTAGCAAATCCATCTCGTATGTAATATACCTCAAGTAATcttctttaaattttgtatGACTTTGTATTTTCATCTCgtattcatttaaatgttttGCTATGTCTCTAGaaacagtaaaataattatatttcaattaataacaaacaaatttacaaaatagtTTGATAAATTCGGCATAACCTCACATACCTGActtcatttttatcaaatagatTCATCTTTTTGATATAATCAAGCTCGTTTATGTCTtcacatattttttcaattacttcagccatttttaattgtttataattattttaaacactTTGTTATTcactgaatatttttaaattttacattctTAAAAAACGTGAGACGATAGTACGACAGGTAGGTGTTGGCGCTGCTGatcaaaataaacaaaaacaaactGGAACTGGGTCCAAGTTTTAGTTTTCCAAAGATTCCAGATCATCCATAAAattgatgatcctgaagttagcagacatctgtcagttgttgaatttttttaaaaacgattaactataaaaaaaaaatattttgaaaaattgcacctatagtttattaaattttctacatgtgtatatttttaattttttttttttgcaattgatttgtttaaaaaaaaatccgaaaattgtcaattgtctgctgcattttttaaaagttaatattttgattaattaattaattaattaatttaaaatttatatttagtctcatgtctgctacattcacacctatttgaaatcaaaattttttttttttgtgaccaAGTAAAATActcaggaaaaaattttagtgagtgtgaatgtagcagacatgggactaaatataaatttgaattaaataaataaattaattaaagtaatgaaattccaaaaaatgcGCGCactagttttttaattatccaagtacgcatttattaatttccatcttcttacattttatttatttattcaaaaatttaaaaaactgccATTCGTCAGCTGAATTCCCGCTCATATTAAAAAGATTCAAAactgtcatttttttaaattttcatacaagATAATTTTCAACcagtttt from Microplitis mediator isolate UGA2020A chromosome 7, iyMicMedi2.1, whole genome shotgun sequence includes the following:
- the LOC130670889 gene encoding U3 small nucleolar RNA-associated protein 6 homolog, with the translated sequence MAEVIEKICEDINELDYIKKMNLFDKNEVRDIAKHLNEYEMKIQSHTKFKEDYLRYITYEMDLLKRVKQRKEKLGMTQQSDINSPIIKKVNNLYKKATIKFQDDLRFWMAYMKFRKQLRFFDNISRMIEKMIEVHQDKPECWIIAARWEIEENKNSQKAKQDLLKGLRLHPTSQNLYSDIFQLIMSETGSTDSELAVTLERAQVIYQQAFKHIKDVTFIIKLLDIATKHKNTEKLQHHIISDLIKEYSHKPQVWDTMARRELAGLTYDPDEEDDHSMEVDETELNTMRRRISFCNEVYQTAVKRIKTETMWALYINCLTEINQDLSSLPNFKRKIFKNALIQGHQSKKLQDKHYWCWIKLLENDKKDDNLKDKLYEVLCNATDALPHNIDLWKEKLRHLISVDKNDLFIAEFDKAIKTLGSKALPLWKIKLLYFQAKHPNKVEEIYSAGMKEHPEISRELKPAYIKWVVLTKGIQIARHTYNELSVKPPFCLELHKGMADIEIIQPDICKQNARRPHEMATSQFGKTNTEVWINFIEFEIKFGDPSKVTDIHRRAVRTLETIYVDTFISAYNIIQTNTNSITTLS